In a genomic window of uncultured Flavobacterium sp.:
- the argC gene encoding N-acetyl-gamma-glutamyl-phosphate reductase, producing the protein MINVGIIGGSGYTAGELIRILMYHPNVNIDFVYSTTNSGKPLSVAHHDLMGDIEMNFTDVVNPDVNVVFLCLGHGKSISFLEENKFASHTKIIDLGNDFRLTKDANFEGKEFIYGLPELNKTEIKKANFIANPGCFATAIQLALLPLAKNNLLKSDVHINATTGSTGAGVSLAETSHFSWRNNNMSHYKAFEHQHLGEINQSVNQLQADYSDELIFVPNRGDFTRGIFATLYTTSEESLEDLVAKYEDFYKNEPFVTVTTTNINMKQVVQTNKCIISLLKKGNRILITSIIDNLIKGASGQAIQNMNLMFGLEETTGLHLKPSGF; encoded by the coding sequence ATGATTAATGTTGGAATAATTGGTGGTTCGGGCTACACAGCTGGAGAACTTATCAGAATCTTGATGTATCATCCCAATGTAAACATCGATTTTGTTTACAGCACGACCAATTCTGGTAAACCGCTTTCTGTGGCGCACCACGATTTGATGGGAGATATTGAAATGAATTTTACTGATGTTGTAAATCCTGACGTAAATGTGGTTTTTTTATGTTTAGGTCACGGAAAATCTATTTCATTTTTGGAAGAAAACAAGTTTGCAAGTCATACCAAAATCATTGATTTAGGAAATGATTTTAGATTAACTAAAGATGCTAATTTCGAAGGAAAAGAATTCATTTATGGTTTACCCGAATTGAATAAAACTGAAATTAAAAAAGCAAATTTTATCGCAAATCCAGGTTGTTTTGCGACAGCGATTCAATTGGCTTTATTGCCTTTAGCAAAAAATAATCTATTAAAATCTGACGTTCATATTAATGCAACAACCGGAAGTACAGGCGCGGGCGTAAGTCTTGCTGAAACTTCACATTTTAGTTGGAGAAACAATAATATGTCGCATTATAAAGCTTTTGAACACCAACATTTGGGAGAAATCAACCAAAGCGTGAATCAATTGCAAGCGGATTATTCAGATGAATTAATTTTTGTTCCGAATAGAGGAGATTTTACAAGAGGAATTTTTGCAACATTATATACAACTTCCGAAGAAAGCTTAGAAGATTTAGTTGCCAAATACGAAGATTTCTATAAAAATGAACCTTTTGTAACCGTTACAACGACAAATATCAATATGAAACAAGTCGTTCAAACTAATAAATGTATTATCAGTTTATTGAAAAAAGGAAACCGGATTTTAATCACTTCAATCATTGACAATTTAATCAAAGGTGCTTCAGGACAAGCGATTCAAAACATGAATTTAATGTTCGGATTAGAAGAAACTACAGGTTTACATTTAAAACCAAGCGGATTTTAA
- a CDS encoding argininosuccinate synthase domain-containing protein: MKKVVLAYSGGLDTSYCLKYLKNEKGYEVHTVLVDTGGFDAEELSAIEKRAYELGSAQHANLTIIDKYYDKAIKYLIFGNVLKNNTYPLSVSAERVFQAIEAIKYAKKVGASAIAHGSTGAGNDQIRFDLIFQTIAPEIEIITPIRDLKLSRQEEVDYLAQNGVHYSWEKAQYSINKGLWGTSVGGKETLTSSQPLPSEAYPSQLQKEGEEKVTLHFEQGELVALNGKKDAPENNIVKLEKLANAYAIGRDIHVGDTIIGIKGRVGFEAAAPLIIIKAHHLLEKHTLGKWQQYWKEQLGNWYGMLFHEGQFLDPVMRNIETFLQDTQKTVNGTVTVSLKPYHFSLDGIESKNDLMNTGFGQYGEMNNAWTSDDAKGFIKILGNAQNIFSSVNHLTHD, translated from the coding sequence ATGAAAAAAGTTGTATTAGCTTATAGTGGAGGATTAGATACCTCGTATTGTTTGAAATATTTAAAAAATGAAAAAGGATACGAAGTTCACACCGTACTTGTAGATACAGGAGGATTTGATGCTGAAGAATTATCAGCAATTGAAAAAAGAGCTTACGAATTAGGAAGCGCACAACACGCCAACTTAACTATCATTGATAAATATTATGATAAAGCTATAAAATATTTGATTTTTGGAAACGTATTAAAAAACAATACATATCCATTATCAGTAAGTGCAGAACGTGTTTTCCAAGCAATTGAAGCTATAAAATATGCTAAAAAAGTTGGAGCAAGCGCAATTGCACACGGAAGTACAGGCGCAGGAAATGATCAGATTCGTTTTGATTTAATTTTCCAAACCATCGCTCCGGAAATTGAAATTATTACACCAATTAGAGATTTAAAACTTTCAAGACAAGAAGAAGTAGATTATTTGGCCCAAAACGGAGTACATTATTCTTGGGAAAAAGCACAATATTCTATCAATAAAGGACTTTGGGGAACAAGCGTTGGAGGAAAAGAAACTTTAACTTCAAGTCAACCGTTACCAAGTGAAGCATATCCGTCTCAATTGCAAAAAGAAGGAGAAGAAAAAGTGACTTTGCATTTTGAACAAGGAGAATTAGTAGCATTAAATGGTAAAAAAGATGCTCCGGAAAATAATATTGTAAAACTTGAAAAACTGGCAAATGCTTACGCAATTGGTAGAGATATTCACGTTGGAGATACAATTATAGGAATCAAAGGAAGAGTTGGTTTTGAAGCTGCGGCGCCATTAATCATTATTAAAGCGCACCATTTATTAGAGAAACATACACTTGGTAAATGGCAACAATACTGGAAAGAACAATTAGGAAACTGGTACGGAATGTTATTTCACGAAGGTCAGTTTTTAGATCCTGTAATGAGAAATATTGAAACTTTCTTGCAAGACACACAAAAAACAGTAAACGGAACCGTAACGGTTTCATTAAAACCATATCATTTTTCGCTTGACGGAATCGAATCTAAAAACGATTTGATGAACACAGGTTTTGGTCAATACGGAGAAATGAACAATGCATGGACATCTGACGATGCAAAAGGATTTATCAAAATTCTTGGAAATGCACAAAATATATTTTCATCAGTAAACCATTTAACTCATGATTAA
- a CDS encoding GxxExxY protein, with amino-acid sequence MELLHEELTDIIIKTFYEVYNELGYGFLERVYLNSLYLELKSIGLNVEAQRKIEVYYKGIEVGEYYSDLVVENLVILELKAAESISPAFENQILNYLRGTNCEVGLLLNFGKKPEFRRKVFENSRKVRK; translated from the coding sequence ATGGAATTATTACATGAAGAATTGACCGATATCATTATTAAAACTTTTTATGAAGTATATAATGAATTAGGATATGGATTTTTAGAAAGAGTTTATTTAAACTCACTTTATCTGGAATTAAAAAGTATAGGTTTAAATGTTGAAGCCCAAAGGAAAATAGAAGTTTATTATAAAGGAATCGAAGTTGGAGAATACTATTCAGATTTAGTTGTTGAAAATTTAGTTATTCTCGAATTAAAAGCAGCAGAAAGTATTAGTCCTGCTTTTGAAAACCAAATATTAAATTATTTAAGAGGTACAAACTGCGAAGTAGGATTGCTGTTGAATTTTGGAAAGAAACCGGAATTTAGACGGAAAGTTTTCGAAAATAGTAGAAAAGTAAGAAAGTAA
- a CDS encoding GNAT family N-acetyltransferase, whose amino-acid sequence MKISIVVTQEEHFKFAQEICDTIESSALLRGTGIAKRTPEYIQKKMSSGDAMIALADGKFAGFCYIESWQHGKFVAHSGLIVHPDYRSLGLAKKIKSKVFDYSLKRYPDAKIFGITTGLAVMKINSDLGYKPVPFSELTTDPSFWSGCKTCTNYEILKSKENKMCLCTGMLYDPKEKQKDPPRHPFNEAVLSRLKKIKQALFLNKLLSFIFLT is encoded by the coding sequence ATGAAAATCTCTATTGTTGTTACTCAGGAAGAACACTTCAAATTCGCACAGGAAATTTGCGATACAATAGAATCATCTGCCTTATTAAGAGGTACAGGGATTGCTAAAAGAACTCCTGAATACATTCAGAAAAAAATGTCGAGCGGTGATGCAATGATTGCTTTAGCAGATGGAAAATTTGCAGGTTTTTGTTATATCGAAAGTTGGCAACACGGCAAGTTCGTGGCGCATTCTGGCTTAATTGTACATCCGGATTATAGAAGTTTGGGCTTGGCAAAAAAGATCAAATCAAAGGTTTTTGACTATTCTCTAAAAAGATATCCAGACGCTAAAATATTTGGAATTACGACCGGTTTGGCTGTAATGAAAATCAACTCTGATCTTGGTTACAAACCCGTGCCTTTCTCTGAACTTACAACAGATCCAAGTTTCTGGTCTGGCTGTAAAACCTGTACCAATTATGAAATTTTAAAAAGCAAAGAAAACAAAATGTGTCTTTGCACCGGAATGTTATACGACCCAAAAGAAAAACAAAAAGATCCGCCAAGACATCCTTTTAACGAAGCCGTTTTAAGCAGATTAAAGAAAATAAAACAAGCTTTATTCTTAAATAAACTATTGTCGTTTATCTTTTTAACCTAA
- the proB gene encoding glutamate 5-kinase, producing MGKKRILLKIGSNTLTKETNHISRGKIEDIGMQIAALNKDYEFVIVSSGAIAAAKQFVKLESKGKEIALKQALASIGQPHLMRIFHENFSDLGLLTSQCLLSYSDFEKEQSKVNIVNTINVLVENNYIPIINENDTVATDEIRFGDNDKLAALTAVLLNVDILIIATNTNGIYTKDSIHDENPETIQLVKDLKVLEKEIGESKSSHGTGGMQSKIEAAGIAKAANIETWIVNGLNDNFILKALEGEISFTKIV from the coding sequence ATGGGAAAAAAGCGGATTTTATTAAAAATAGGAAGTAATACTTTAACCAAAGAAACCAATCATATTTCGCGGGGAAAGATCGAAGATATAGGTATGCAAATTGCCGCTTTAAACAAAGATTACGAATTTGTAATCGTAAGTTCCGGAGCCATTGCAGCCGCCAAACAATTTGTAAAACTCGAAAGTAAAGGAAAAGAAATTGCATTAAAACAAGCTTTAGCTTCAATTGGACAGCCACATTTAATGCGGATTTTCCATGAGAATTTTAGCGATTTAGGATTATTGACATCACAATGTTTATTGTCTTATTCAGATTTTGAAAAAGAACAATCCAAAGTAAATATTGTCAATACGATAAACGTTTTGGTCGAGAACAATTACATTCCGATAATCAATGAAAATGATACCGTTGCCACGGATGAGATTCGGTTTGGAGATAATGATAAATTAGCTGCTTTAACCGCTGTTCTTTTAAATGTTGATATTCTGATTATTGCCACTAACACAAACGGAATTTATACTAAAGATTCCATTCACGATGAAAATCCTGAAACGATTCAATTAGTAAAAGATCTGAAAGTATTAGAAAAAGAAATCGGCGAATCAAAATCATCACACGGAACAGGCGGAATGCAATCAAAAATTGAAGCTGCCGGAATCGCAAAAGCTGCCAACATCGAAACCTGGATCGTCAACGGATTAAATGATAATTTTATTTTAAAAGCATTAGAAGGCGAAATTTCTTTTACTAAAATCGTTTAA
- a CDS encoding N-acetylornithine carbamoyltransferase, with protein MNYISIKDIDSLSKWVKSALKIKKNPLKNQELGKNKTLGMLFFNPSLRTRLSTQKAAINLGMNVMVMNFTNEGWTLEFEDGAIMNSGASEHIKEAAEVVSQYCDIIAIRAFAGLVDKEKDYAETVISGFLKHATVPIVNMESAVRHPMQSLADAITMEEYKTKHKPKVVLSWAPHPKALPQAVANSFVEMMQMQKDMDFVITHPEGYELSPEITKDCKIEYDQNKAFENADFVYVKNWSNFNDYGKVTNIDPNWTVTAEKMALTNNGKFMHCLPVRRNVIVSDEVIDSENSIVIQQANNRTYSAQLVLQKILKKLK; from the coding sequence ATGAATTATATTTCAATAAAAGATATAGACTCATTATCAAAATGGGTAAAAAGCGCATTAAAAATCAAAAAGAATCCGCTTAAAAATCAAGAATTAGGAAAAAATAAAACCTTAGGAATGTTATTTTTCAACCCGAGTTTAAGAACGCGTTTGAGTACTCAAAAAGCCGCTATAAACTTAGGAATGAACGTTATGGTAATGAATTTTACCAACGAAGGCTGGACATTAGAATTCGAAGATGGAGCAATTATGAATTCAGGCGCTTCGGAACACATTAAAGAAGCAGCGGAAGTAGTTTCTCAATATTGTGATATTATCGCCATTCGTGCTTTTGCAGGTTTAGTTGATAAAGAAAAAGATTATGCCGAAACAGTAATCTCAGGATTCTTGAAACACGCAACTGTACCAATCGTAAACATGGAAAGCGCGGTTCGTCATCCAATGCAATCTTTGGCAGACGCCATTACAATGGAAGAATACAAAACAAAACACAAACCAAAAGTAGTTTTGTCTTGGGCGCCGCATCCAAAAGCATTACCACAAGCCGTTGCCAATTCATTCGTAGAAATGATGCAAATGCAAAAAGATATGGATTTTGTAATCACACATCCTGAAGGTTACGAGCTAAGTCCCGAAATCACGAAAGATTGTAAAATCGAATACGATCAAAACAAAGCTTTCGAAAATGCCGATTTCGTTTACGTAAAAAACTGGAGTAACTTCAACGATTACGGAAAAGTAACCAACATAGATCCAAATTGGACTGTTACAGCAGAAAAAATGGCATTAACCAATAACGGAAAATTCATGCATTGTCTTCCAGTTCGTCGTAACGTAATTGTAAGTGATGAAGTAATCGATAGCGAAAATTCAATCGTAATTCAGCAAGCGAATAACAGAACTTATTCGGCACAATTAGTTTTACAAAAGATTCTTAAGAAGTTAAAATAA
- a CDS encoding glutamate-5-semialdehyde dehydrogenase: MNPLSIEKRNLVLRSMAKLVEQKRSQIILTNQEDLLAYDGSDLAMEERLKVDDKKVDEMILSLNQLASQEDPVGVERFHFVHDNGIKVINKTAAFGTILIIYESRPDVTIEAGGIAFKSGNKILLKGGKEALKSNLKIVDLWHQALAENGISKDWVEYLNYNRTETQAFLEKPTQKVDLIVPRGGEKLIEFVKAHATCPVIVSGRGNNFVYVHEKADTDLALKIILNAKTSKISACNAVDKVLIDSKLPNFEGFTAILIETLKESNVEVIVDESLKSFEDTETLQNEDIWYEEFLDYKIVIGTIDSEENAIEKINKYCGGHSAVIITRDDKAAQEFMDAVDTAAVYQNASTRFTDGGQFGLGGELAISTDKLHQRGPIGLQHLVTNKWYVYGEGQIR; this comes from the coding sequence ATGAATCCATTATCAATTGAAAAACGCAATCTGGTTTTGCGCTCTATGGCAAAACTGGTCGAGCAGAAGCGGAGTCAGATTATCTTAACCAATCAGGAAGATTTATTGGCATACGACGGCTCAGATTTAGCGATGGAAGAACGCCTAAAAGTAGATGATAAAAAAGTCGACGAGATGATTTTGTCTTTGAATCAACTAGCTTCTCAGGAAGATCCGGTTGGAGTAGAACGTTTTCATTTTGTTCATGATAATGGAATAAAAGTCATTAATAAAACTGCGGCTTTTGGTACGATTTTAATCATTTATGAATCTCGTCCCGATGTTACAATCGAAGCGGGAGGAATTGCCTTTAAATCCGGAAATAAGATTTTATTAAAAGGAGGAAAAGAAGCTTTAAAATCGAACTTGAAAATTGTTGATTTATGGCATCAGGCTTTAGCAGAAAACGGAATTTCGAAAGATTGGGTAGAATATTTGAATTATAATCGAACAGAAACTCAGGCTTTCTTAGAAAAACCAACTCAAAAAGTAGATTTAATTGTTCCGAGAGGAGGAGAAAAACTAATTGAGTTTGTAAAAGCCCACGCCACTTGTCCCGTAATTGTAAGCGGACGCGGAAACAATTTTGTTTACGTTCATGAAAAAGCAGATACAGATTTGGCTTTAAAAATAATTTTGAATGCTAAGACCTCTAAAATCTCGGCTTGTAATGCAGTTGACAAGGTTTTAATAGATTCTAAATTACCAAATTTTGAAGGTTTTACAGCTATTTTAATTGAGACTTTAAAAGAATCTAATGTAGAAGTAATCGTTGATGAATCTTTAAAAAGCTTTGAAGACACAGAAACACTTCAAAACGAAGATATTTGGTACGAAGAGTTTTTAGATTATAAAATCGTAATTGGAACCATTGATTCTGAAGAAAATGCAATTGAAAAAATCAATAAATATTGTGGCGGACATTCGGCAGTAATTATTACAAGAGATGACAAAGCAGCGCAAGAATTTATGGATGCCGTTGATACAGCAGCCGTTTATCAAAATGCCTCAACCCGTTTCACAGACGGAGGACAATTTGGTTTAGGCGGAGAATTAGCGATAAGCACAGATAAATTGCATCAAAGAGGACCAATTGGACTTCAACATCTCGTAACCAATAAATGGTACGTTTACGGAGAAGGACAAATTAGGTAA
- the argB gene encoding acetylglutamate kinase, with protein sequence MKKVTLIKIGGNIIDNPTELEQFLTDFSKIEGHKVLVHGGGKSATKMAQSIGLVPQMIDGRRITDAPMLDVVVMIYAGQINKHIVAQLQAKDNNAIGFSGADGNLIQSVKRNHPTIDYGFVGDVKQVNTKLLATLLETGIVPVFCAITHDKNGQLLNTNADTIASELSIALSEVFDVTLTYCFEKQGVLQDSEDDSSVITEINEELYNKLKEEKVIHSGMIPKLDNCFNSLSRGVQKIKIGHHKMLQNPDVLHTTITL encoded by the coding sequence ATGAAAAAAGTTACTTTAATAAAAATTGGTGGAAACATTATCGACAATCCAACCGAATTAGAACAATTCTTAACCGATTTTTCTAAAATCGAAGGACATAAAGTTTTAGTTCATGGCGGAGGAAAATCGGCTACAAAAATGGCACAAAGTATAGGTTTGGTTCCGCAAATGATCGACGGACGCCGAATCACCGATGCGCCAATGCTCGATGTTGTCGTGATGATTTACGCCGGACAAATCAACAAACATATTGTAGCGCAATTACAAGCCAAAGACAATAATGCAATTGGTTTTTCGGGAGCTGACGGAAATTTGATTCAGTCAGTAAAACGAAATCATCCAACAATAGATTACGGATTTGTAGGGGACGTAAAACAGGTTAATACCAAGTTATTGGCAACTTTATTAGAAACAGGAATTGTTCCTGTTTTCTGCGCCATCACACACGATAAAAACGGACAATTATTAAACACAAATGCTGATACAATTGCAAGCGAATTATCAATTGCATTGTCTGAAGTTTTTGACGTTACGCTTACTTATTGTTTTGAAAAACAAGGAGTTTTGCAAGATTCAGAAGATGATTCGTCTGTAATAACAGAAATCAACGAAGAGTTATACAATAAACTAAAAGAAGAAAAAGTAATCCATTCCGGAATGATTCCAAAGCTGGACAATTGCTTCAACAGTTTATCAAGAGGCGTTCAGAAAATTAAAATTGGACATCATAAAATGCTTCAAAATCCAGACGTTTTACATACCACGATTACATTATAA
- a CDS encoding aminotransferase class III-fold pyridoxal phosphate-dependent enzyme produces MNLFNVYPLYDITPVKALDCTITDNNGVEYLDLYSGHGVISIGHTQPDYVAKLKNQLDHLGFYSNAIQNPLQVELAQKLGKLSGLEDYELFLCSSGAEANENALKLASFHNGKSRVVAFDNSFHGRTSAAVAVTDNKKIVAPINAQQVVTFLPLNQIELVEAELEKGDVTAVIIEGIQGVGGLDQGTTEFFQALEKTCKKHDVVLILDEVQSGYGRSGKFFAFQHHGINADIISVAKGMGNGFPVGAILISPKFEASFGLLGTTFGGSHLSCAAGIAVLDVIEKLDLQKNVNEVYEYFLEKIKEVPGIKQVKGKGLMLGVEFDFDVAALRKKLIIEKHIFTGSANNKNLLRILPPLTVKKADIDTFVKALKESLEELKN; encoded by the coding sequence ATGAATTTATTTAACGTATACCCACTTTATGATATAACTCCTGTAAAGGCGCTAGATTGCACAATTACAGATAATAACGGAGTGGAATATTTAGACTTATATAGCGGACATGGTGTAATTTCAATTGGCCATACGCAACCTGATTATGTTGCAAAACTAAAAAATCAATTAGATCATTTAGGATTTTATTCGAATGCAATTCAGAATCCTTTGCAGGTAGAATTAGCTCAGAAATTAGGTAAACTTTCCGGTTTAGAAGATTACGAATTATTTTTATGCAGTTCTGGAGCTGAAGCAAACGAAAATGCATTAAAATTAGCTTCTTTCCATAACGGAAAATCAAGAGTTGTAGCTTTTGATAATTCTTTCCACGGAAGAACTTCTGCAGCTGTTGCCGTTACAGATAACAAAAAAATTGTAGCGCCAATTAATGCACAACAAGTCGTTACTTTTTTACCTTTAAACCAAATCGAATTAGTTGAAGCAGAACTTGAAAAAGGAGATGTTACAGCAGTAATTATCGAAGGAATTCAAGGAGTTGGAGGTTTAGATCAAGGAACAACAGAATTTTTTCAGGCTTTAGAAAAAACATGTAAAAAACACGATGTTGTTTTAATTTTAGACGAAGTACAATCAGGATACGGAAGAAGCGGAAAATTTTTCGCATTCCAACATCACGGAATTAACGCTGATATTATTTCAGTTGCAAAAGGAATGGGGAACGGATTTCCGGTTGGAGCGATTTTAATTTCTCCAAAATTTGAAGCAAGTTTCGGATTATTAGGAACAACTTTCGGCGGAAGCCATTTATCTTGTGCAGCCGGAATTGCGGTTCTTGACGTAATTGAAAAACTGGATTTACAGAAAAATGTAAATGAAGTTTATGAATATTTCTTAGAAAAAATTAAAGAAGTTCCCGGAATCAAACAAGTAAAAGGAAAAGGATTAATGCTTGGAGTAGAATTTGATTTTGACGTTGCAGCTTTAAGAAAAAAGCTTATCATCGAAAAACACATTTTTACAGGAAGTGCAAACAACAAAAATCTGCTAAGAATTTTACCGCCATTAACAGTAAAAAAAGCTGATATTGATACGTTTGTAAAAGCTTTAAAAGAAAGTTTGGAAGAATTAAAAAACTAA